Proteins co-encoded in one Pseudomonas fluorescens genomic window:
- a CDS encoding magnesium transporter CorA family protein, which produces MINSFALSQGALQRVERLDAEVMLFSNPDAAERDLLHSHFKLDEHALASALDPDEVSRIEFHPDHLFLIWKRPENYSGGGSLAFEVSSCGLLFSPSQLLVIATDDTPLHGLGTGRPLNAPLDVLLDLLFNNIHHYLGHLKVIKLVARELQQKFNASMQNQHLVQMFNLSESLIYYINALHSNGAVLTRLRNHAQKQHFDSDVLGLIDDLIIENNQCYKQAEIYSTVFSGLIDARGNLMNNSMNNLLRKLTLINVVFLPLNLIASIGGMSEFSMMTAGTPWWVSYPLFLAAMLLGAGGMLFGLRRLAK; this is translated from the coding sequence ATGATCAACAGCTTTGCACTGAGCCAGGGCGCCCTGCAGCGTGTCGAACGGCTGGACGCCGAGGTGATGCTGTTCAGCAACCCTGACGCCGCCGAGCGTGACTTGTTGCACAGTCATTTCAAGCTCGATGAACACGCGCTGGCCTCGGCGCTGGACCCGGACGAGGTGTCGCGGATCGAGTTTCATCCGGATCATCTGTTCCTGATCTGGAAACGCCCCGAGAACTATTCCGGCGGTGGCAGCCTCGCGTTCGAGGTGTCGTCTTGCGGTTTGCTGTTTTCACCGAGCCAGTTGCTGGTGATCGCCACCGACGACACCCCGCTGCACGGGCTCGGCACGGGCCGGCCACTGAATGCGCCGCTGGATGTGTTGCTGGACCTGTTGTTCAACAACATCCATCACTACCTCGGGCATCTGAAGGTGATCAAACTGGTCGCCCGGGAGTTGCAGCAAAAATTCAACGCTTCGATGCAAAACCAGCATCTGGTGCAGATGTTCAACCTCAGTGAAAGCCTGATCTATTACATCAACGCCCTGCACAGCAACGGCGCGGTACTGACGCGGCTGCGCAATCACGCACAGAAACAACATTTCGACAGCGACGTTCTCGGCCTGATCGACGACCTGATCATCGAAAACAACCAGTGCTACAAGCAGGCGGAAATTTACTCCACGGTGTTTTCCGGGCTGATCGATGCCCGGGGCAACCTGATGAACAACAGCATGAACAACCTGCTGCGCAAGCTGACGCTGATCAACGTGGTGTTCCTGCCGCTCAACCTGATTGCCAGCATTGGCGGCATGTCGGAATTCAGCATGATGACCGCCGGCACGCCGTGGTGGGTGTCGTACCCGTTGTTCCTGGCGGCGATGTTGCTGGGGGCGGGAGGGATGCTGTTCGGGCTCAGGCGTCTGGCGAAATGA
- a CDS encoding DUF2834 domain-containing protein gives MMSIALPLTALIAFSGYTVSVMLQAEQSLIDFGISLMSRPDTAQVVIDLYLLATLAGVWMYKDTRKRGQSGWSVVPYLLLTAVFVSVGPLLYLVVRGLLDRKRPAPVISPDA, from the coding sequence CTGATGTCCATCGCCCTGCCCCTCACCGCTTTGATCGCGTTCAGCGGCTACACCGTTAGCGTGATGCTGCAAGCCGAACAATCGCTGATCGACTTCGGCATCAGCCTGATGTCGCGGCCGGACACCGCGCAAGTGGTGATCGATCTCTATCTGCTGGCAACGCTGGCCGGCGTCTGGATGTACAAGGACACGCGCAAGCGTGGGCAGTCGGGCTGGTCGGTGGTGCCTTATCTGTTGCTGACGGCGGTGTTTGTTTCGGTCGGGCCGTTGTTGTACCTGGTAGTCCGGGGCCTGCTGGATCGCAAGCGCCCGGCCCCGGTCATTTCGCCAGACGCCTGA
- a CDS encoding tetratricopeptide repeat protein → MLLIRHLVLALSIATYTATGLATPQGSEPTLGVSLYNQLKISSAISELEKEAQSGNVESQYYLGEALRKRNRYMTSEAQHWYEAAANNGNIYAMIQLGRSSHDLCQQIRNCPSSEESPVEWFEKAKNLTFPKANEGDPESLYLMYEVTLEREWLEKSARAGYALAQYWMAIGDRQGEGFFLIPGKREEAVSQWLKMASEGGNSKAMLEYIEILYKKNDLEGVRYWLQAAAETGDQKAISSYGSYIAHAPDQVGYPLDQVKGYALISLLKELDGGGAIQEFVEDTLEEIGGKMTTEQIERSKAVAKEWKATHPPLSFFPDKLGR, encoded by the coding sequence GTGCTGCTGATACGCCACCTTGTTTTGGCATTATCCATTGCCACCTATACTGCGACCGGCTTAGCAACGCCACAAGGAAGCGAGCCAACTTTAGGCGTGAGTTTGTACAACCAGCTTAAAATTAGCTCAGCCATCTCCGAACTGGAAAAGGAAGCACAATCTGGAAACGTGGAGTCACAGTATTACTTGGGTGAGGCTCTAAGGAAGCGCAATCGCTATATGACTTCCGAAGCGCAACACTGGTATGAAGCAGCTGCAAATAACGGCAACATTTACGCGATGATCCAGTTGGGTCGAAGTAGCCACGACCTGTGCCAACAAATTAGAAATTGTCCCTCAAGCGAGGAAAGTCCGGTTGAGTGGTTTGAAAAAGCCAAAAACTTAACATTTCCCAAAGCCAATGAAGGTGATCCCGAGTCTTTGTATTTAATGTACGAAGTGACACTGGAACGCGAATGGTTAGAAAAGTCCGCGCGTGCGGGTTATGCGCTTGCGCAGTACTGGATGGCTATCGGCGACCGGCAAGGTGAGGGATTTTTCCTTATACCGGGAAAACGTGAAGAAGCCGTCAGTCAGTGGTTGAAAATGGCTTCTGAGGGTGGAAACTCAAAAGCAATGTTGGAGTATATTGAGATCCTTTATAAGAAAAATGATCTTGAAGGTGTCCGATACTGGCTTCAAGCCGCAGCTGAAACTGGGGATCAAAAAGCAATCAGCAGCTATGGCTCTTATATTGCCCATGCGCCTGACCAGGTTGGTTACCCATTGGATCAAGTCAAGGGTTATGCACTAATCAGTCTACTGAAAGAGTTGGATGGGGGCGGTGCCATTCAGGAATTCGTCGAGGATACACTCGAAGAGATTGGAGGCAAGATGACTACCGAGCAGATTGAACGGTCGAAAGCCGTGGCAAAGGAATGGAAGGCCACCCATCCACCGCTCTCCTTTTTTCCCGACAAGCTTGGACGGTAG
- a CDS encoding DUF1652 domain-containing protein: protein MFLSALELRNIIESSFLPKRCQCTLSPDLSMTVKVYGDHQTDQVELQVSGIDASHLNSCREINGLIAGLRSDLAQNATSQPYAPRSKVV, encoded by the coding sequence ATGTTTCTGTCTGCCTTGGAACTCCGCAACATCATTGAAAGCAGCTTTCTGCCGAAGCGCTGCCAGTGCACGCTGTCCCCGGATCTGTCGATGACCGTCAAGGTCTATGGCGATCACCAGACCGACCAGGTTGAGTTGCAGGTGAGTGGCATCGATGCCAGTCACTTGAACAGCTGTCGCGAAATCAATGGCCTGATTGCCGGGTTGCGTTCTGATTTGGCGCAAAACGCGACAAGTCAGCCCTATGCCCCGCGATCGAAGGTCGTTTAA
- a CDS encoding tetratricopeptide repeat protein has product MAPLQLKAKENTTLAITYLFLIVLSSAVFASPISSAAQKEQKGIVLYNQLKLDSAIQELEREASSGSIDSQYYLGEALRKKSRYMSPEAQHWYETAAENNNVYAMIQLGRTKNDLCEKIGNCPPTKKTQAEWFSLAKDLVLPRAEKGDPESLYLMYEITLNREWLEKSANAGYSLAQYWMAVSERQGEGFFLIPGKRDASVKKWLLLSSEGGYPKAMMDYLQILFEEGDMANVRHWLEIAAATGDQAAISNYGAYVAHTPDKVGYSLDLVKGYALFTLLGELDDSGGIGRYVERKSEEIREKMTPAQIEESKIMAKEWKATHPPLSFFPDKLGN; this is encoded by the coding sequence ATGGCACCTTTACAATTGAAAGCAAAAGAAAACACAACACTAGCAATCACATATTTGTTTCTAATAGTCTTGAGCAGTGCCGTATTTGCCAGCCCTATCTCAAGCGCCGCACAAAAAGAACAGAAAGGCATAGTTCTGTACAATCAATTAAAGTTGGACTCTGCAATTCAAGAACTAGAGCGCGAGGCCAGCAGTGGGAGTATTGACTCACAATATTACCTAGGAGAAGCGCTTCGCAAGAAAAGTCGTTACATGTCTCCAGAAGCGCAACACTGGTATGAGACTGCAGCAGAAAACAATAACGTATATGCAATGATACAACTGGGCCGAACAAAAAATGACCTTTGTGAAAAAATTGGAAATTGCCCTCCAACCAAAAAAACACAAGCCGAATGGTTTTCACTCGCTAAAGACTTAGTTCTGCCAAGAGCGGAGAAAGGTGATCCTGAATCGCTATACCTAATGTATGAAATCACACTGAACCGGGAATGGTTGGAAAAATCCGCTAACGCCGGATATTCGCTTGCACAATATTGGATGGCTGTTAGCGAACGACAAGGCGAAGGATTCTTTCTGATTCCCGGAAAACGTGATGCCTCTGTTAAAAAATGGTTATTACTGTCCTCTGAGGGCGGATATCCAAAAGCCATGATGGACTACCTTCAAATTCTATTCGAAGAAGGAGATATGGCAAATGTTCGCCATTGGCTAGAGATTGCCGCAGCAACTGGTGATCAGGCTGCCATAAGCAATTACGGCGCCTACGTAGCGCATACGCCTGACAAAGTTGGTTACTCACTAGACTTGGTCAAAGGCTACGCACTGTTCACCTTACTTGGAGAACTTGATGACAGCGGTGGAATTGGAAGGTATGTTGAGCGAAAAAGTGAAGAGATTCGTGAAAAAATGACTCCCGCACAAATCGAGGAGTCAAAGATAATGGCTAAAGAGTGGAAGGCAACTCACCCGCCCCTCTCTTTTTTTCCTGACAAGCTAGGTAACTAA
- the lpxO gene encoding lipid A hydroxylase LpxO, producing MKLIIAAIYVISIAYVHLRGRVRHKLGRQLSDHSTFLAPINCFLYLFSKKPNKPYLDPKDFPDLSPLQAHWEEIREEGQNLLRAGAIKRSNQYDDVGFNSFFKTGWKRFYLKWYGDSHPSALQLCPRTTELVQSIGSIKAAMFAELPPGSKLVRHRDPYAGSYRYHLGLETPNNAGCYINVDGENYHWRDGEAVMFDETYIHYAENTTDQNRIILFCDVERPMKYRWAAAFNGWFSRTVMSAAGAPNDAGDRTGGINRLFTKIYKIRLRGKELKKRNRARYYLEKWAIFGGLLAIFILI from the coding sequence GTGAAACTCATCATTGCTGCTATTTATGTCATTTCCATTGCATACGTACACCTGCGCGGTCGTGTGCGTCACAAACTGGGCCGTCAGTTGAGCGACCACTCGACGTTTCTCGCGCCGATCAACTGCTTCCTTTATCTGTTTTCGAAGAAACCGAACAAACCCTACCTCGACCCGAAGGACTTTCCCGATCTGAGCCCGTTGCAGGCCCATTGGGAAGAAATCCGCGAGGAAGGTCAGAATCTGCTGCGAGCCGGTGCGATCAAGCGCTCCAACCAGTATGACGATGTTGGTTTCAACTCCTTCTTCAAGACCGGTTGGAAGCGTTTCTACCTGAAATGGTACGGCGACAGCCATCCGTCGGCGCTGCAACTGTGCCCGCGCACCACTGAGCTGGTGCAGAGCATCGGTTCGATCAAGGCGGCGATGTTCGCCGAACTGCCACCGGGTTCTAAACTGGTGCGTCACCGTGACCCGTATGCCGGTTCCTACCGTTATCACCTGGGGCTGGAAACGCCGAACAACGCCGGTTGCTACATCAATGTCGATGGCGAGAACTATCACTGGCGCGACGGTGAAGCGGTGATGTTCGACGAGACCTACATTCACTACGCGGAAAACACCACCGACCAGAACCGCATCATTCTGTTCTGCGACGTCGAACGCCCGATGAAGTATCGCTGGGCCGCTGCATTCAATGGCTGGTTCAGCCGTACCGTGATGTCGGCCGCCGGTGCACCGAACGATGCGGGCGATCGCACCGGCGGTATCAACCGCTTGTTTACCAAAATCTACAAGATCCGCCTGCGTGGCAAAGAGCTGAAAAAGCGCAATCGCGCGCGCTATTACCTGGAAAAGTGGGCGATCTTTGGTGGTCTGCTGGCGATCTTCATTCTGATTTGA
- a CDS encoding RimK family protein, with amino-acid sequence MIIVERKEDWASYFPSEDILTAQEYLEQPPDSEPGKRVQVINLCRSYKYLGHGYYCSLLAEARGHKVIPSVRTISELTRKSLYGLALDDLDKTLEKALSHHLYNDTEGFTLTLYFGRTHIEPLQDLARQLFEVFPCPILLVEFRRTNGWHIEGIKSGALHKLRDDQEDQFANALDGFSRKIWRVPRSPQVARYDLAILHDPQEALPPSNARALENFVRVGKGMGIDVELIERKDYARLAEYDGLLIRETTSVDNHTYRFAKKAESEGLVVMDDPTSILRCTNKVYLTDLLNSHQLGMPATEILYKERPEDFERVGERLGFPLVLKIPDGCFSRGVIKVESQEALLEATAELFEHSVLLLAQEFFYTEYDWRIGVLNRKPIFACQYFMSKGHWQIYNHKAKGQDVNGECRTLAIHEAPRAVVELAVKTANLIGDGLYGVDLKQAGDKVVVIEVNDNPNLDAGIEDAYLQDDLYSLVLEEFVRRLELKRRGQAW; translated from the coding sequence ATGATCATCGTCGAACGCAAGGAGGACTGGGCCTCGTACTTTCCCAGCGAAGACATCCTGACGGCCCAGGAATATCTCGAACAACCGCCCGACAGCGAGCCGGGAAAACGGGTGCAGGTGATCAACCTGTGCCGCAGCTACAAGTATCTTGGGCACGGCTACTATTGCTCGCTGCTGGCTGAAGCCCGAGGGCACAAGGTGATTCCGTCGGTACGCACCATCAGCGAGCTGACCCGAAAATCGCTTTACGGTCTGGCGCTGGACGACCTGGATAAAACCCTGGAAAAAGCCCTCAGTCATCATCTCTACAACGACACTGAAGGTTTTACGCTGACACTTTATTTCGGCAGAACGCATATCGAACCGTTACAGGATCTGGCCCGGCAATTGTTTGAAGTGTTCCCGTGTCCGATTCTGTTAGTTGAATTCCGTCGAACTAACGGATGGCACATCGAAGGCATAAAGTCCGGTGCCCTGCACAAGTTGCGCGACGATCAGGAAGATCAGTTCGCCAATGCGCTGGACGGTTTCAGCCGCAAGATCTGGCGTGTACCGCGTTCGCCGCAAGTGGCGCGTTATGACCTGGCAATCCTGCACGATCCGCAAGAAGCCTTGCCACCGTCCAATGCCCGCGCACTGGAAAACTTCGTGCGAGTCGGCAAAGGCATGGGCATCGATGTCGAGCTGATCGAACGCAAGGACTACGCACGGCTGGCCGAGTACGACGGCTTGCTGATCCGCGAGACCACCAGCGTCGACAACCACACCTACCGCTTCGCCAAGAAAGCCGAGAGCGAAGGGCTGGTGGTGATGGACGACCCGACGTCGATCCTGCGCTGCACCAACAAGGTCTATCTCACTGACCTGCTCAACAGCCATCAACTGGGCATGCCCGCCACGGAAATTCTCTACAAGGAGCGACCCGAAGACTTCGAACGGGTCGGCGAACGCCTCGGTTTTCCGTTGGTGCTGAAGATCCCGGATGGCTGTTTCTCCCGTGGTGTGATCAAGGTCGAGAGCCAGGAGGCTTTGCTCGAAGCCACCGCCGAACTCTTCGAACACTCGGTGCTGTTGCTGGCCCAGGAATTTTTCTACACCGAGTACGACTGGCGCATCGGCGTGCTCAACCGCAAACCGATCTTTGCCTGCCAGTACTTCATGTCCAAGGGCCACTGGCAGATCTACAACCACAAGGCCAAGGGCCAGGACGTCAACGGCGAATGTCGCACGTTGGCGATCCACGAAGCGCCGCGTGCCGTAGTGGAGCTGGCGGTGAAGACCGCCAACCTGATCGGCGACGGTTTGTACGGCGTCGACCTGAAACAGGCCGGCGACAAAGTGGTGGTGATCGAGGTCAACGACAACCCGAACCTCGACGCCGGCATCGAAGACGCTTACTTACAGGACGATCTGTATTCGTTGGTACTGGAAGAGTTCGTGCGCCGTCTCGAGCTCAAACGCCGTGGCCAGGCCTGGTGA
- a CDS encoding DUF2790 domain-containing protein, producing MNIRPFLLTTALACTAFAGLAQANDTSKAVPYEYGMPLHVAKVVSLTEPQTQECKVITADMKYLDNTGKPEEISYRKLSDACSFQN from the coding sequence ATGAACATTCGTCCGTTCCTGCTCACCACCGCCCTCGCCTGCACCGCGTTTGCCGGGCTGGCCCAGGCCAATGACACCTCCAAGGCTGTTCCCTATGAATACGGCATGCCGCTGCATGTCGCCAAAGTGGTTTCCCTGACCGAACCGCAGACGCAGGAGTGCAAGGTCATCACCGCCGACATGAAGTACCTCGACAACACCGGGAAACCGGAAGAAATCAGTTACCGGAAATTATCTGACGCCTGCAGCTTCCAGAACTGA
- a CDS encoding Ku protein, whose protein sequence is MARAIWKGAISFGLVHIPVALVSATSSQGVDFDWLDSRSMDPVGYKRVNKVTGKEVTKDHIVKGVQFEKGRYVVLSEEEIRSAHPVSTQTIDIFSFVDSAQIPLQNIDTPYYLAPDKRGGKVYALLRETLNKTHKVALARVVLHTRQYLAALMPLESALVLVKLRWPQEVRSLDELALGSEVTKPQLAKAELDMAKRLVEDMSADWNPEDYRDEFEDKIMALVDKKAHEGKIEDVETVDGEEERKSADVIDLTELLKRSLGGKAAAKPKAKAASKTTTAKKTRKAS, encoded by the coding sequence ATGGCTCGGGCAATCTGGAAAGGCGCAATCAGTTTCGGTCTGGTGCACATCCCTGTGGCGCTGGTCTCGGCCACCTCGTCGCAGGGCGTGGACTTTGACTGGCTGGACAGCCGCAGCATGGACCCGGTGGGCTATAAACGGGTCAACAAGGTCACCGGCAAGGAAGTCACCAAGGACCACATTGTCAAAGGCGTGCAATTCGAAAAAGGCCGGTATGTGGTGCTCAGCGAGGAGGAGATTCGCTCGGCGCACCCGGTTTCGACCCAGACCATCGATATTTTTTCCTTCGTCGACAGCGCGCAGATCCCGCTGCAGAACATCGACACGCCCTACTACCTGGCGCCCGACAAGCGCGGCGGCAAGGTCTACGCCCTGCTGCGCGAAACCCTGAACAAAACCCACAAGGTCGCCCTCGCCCGGGTGGTTTTACACACACGTCAGTATCTGGCGGCGTTGATGCCTCTGGAGTCTGCGCTGGTATTGGTCAAACTGCGCTGGCCGCAGGAGGTACGCAGCCTGGACGAACTGGCGCTGGGCAGCGAAGTGACCAAACCCCAGTTAGCCAAAGCCGAACTGGACATGGCCAAACGGCTTGTTGAAGACATGAGCGCCGACTGGAATCCCGAGGATTACCGCGACGAGTTCGAGGACAAGATCATGGCCCTGGTGGACAAGAAGGCCCATGAAGGCAAGATCGAGGACGTTGAGACCGTTGACGGCGAAGAAGAGCGCAAGTCTGCGGATGTGATCGATCTGACGGAACTGCTCAAGCGCAGTCTGGGTGGCAAGGCTGCTGCCAAACCCAAGGCCAAGGCTGCCAGCAAGACAACGACGGCCAAAAAAACCAGAAAGGCCTCGTAA
- the rimI gene encoding ribosomal protein S18-alanine N-acetyltransferase translates to MNTVFRLATVDDLPALLALEMHCFTTDRLTRRSFQWMITRAHGQLWVAERGGQLLGYALVLFHRGTSLARLYSIAISPDARGAGLGKQLLQRIEACALEHDCVYLRLEVRTDNPAAIALYERSGYRRFALIHDYYEDHADALRLEKRILQHHDSRSIKVPYYRQTTDFTCGPACLLMAMGALQAARVLERREELQVWREATTVFMTAGHGGCSPQGLALAAWRRGFCVRLQLSMTGPLFLDGVRDMHKKDVMRLVHDEFMAQLNDTDVDQIIGTTLDLPRLLNAGGQPLVLISSYRLTRSKSPHWVIVTDCDEDFVYLHDPDVDHSQHRQPMDCQHVPVSHGEFEKMCRFGRGKLRAAVVLYARSPV, encoded by the coding sequence ATGAACACTGTTTTTCGATTGGCGACAGTTGATGATTTACCGGCGCTGCTGGCACTGGAAATGCACTGTTTCACCACGGACCGGCTCACCCGCCGCAGCTTTCAATGGATGATCACCCGCGCCCACGGCCAATTGTGGGTGGCCGAACGCGGAGGTCAACTGCTGGGTTATGCGCTGGTGCTGTTTCATCGGGGCACGTCACTTGCGCGGTTGTATTCCATCGCCATTTCCCCCGATGCCCGGGGTGCAGGCCTGGGCAAGCAATTGCTGCAGCGCATCGAGGCCTGTGCCCTTGAGCACGACTGCGTTTACCTGCGGCTGGAGGTGCGCACTGACAACCCCGCCGCCATCGCGCTGTACGAACGCAGTGGCTATCGGCGCTTTGCGCTGATTCACGACTACTACGAAGACCATGCGGACGCGTTGCGTCTGGAAAAGCGCATTCTGCAACACCACGACTCACGCAGCATCAAGGTGCCCTATTACCGGCAGACCACCGATTTCACCTGCGGTCCGGCCTGCTTGCTGATGGCAATGGGTGCCTTGCAGGCAGCTCGTGTGCTGGAGCGTCGCGAAGAATTGCAGGTCTGGCGCGAAGCAACCACGGTGTTCATGACCGCCGGCCATGGTGGCTGCAGCCCTCAAGGGCTGGCTTTGGCTGCATGGCGCAGAGGGTTTTGCGTGCGTTTGCAGCTGAGCATGACCGGGCCGCTGTTTCTCGACGGCGTGCGTGACATGCATAAAAAAGACGTCATGCGCCTGGTGCATGACGAGTTCATGGCACAGCTGAACGACACCGATGTCGATCAAATCATCGGCACGACACTGGATTTGCCCCGCCTGCTCAACGCCGGCGGGCAACCTTTGGTGCTGATCAGCAGCTATCGTCTGACTCGCTCCAAGTCACCGCACTGGGTGATCGTCACCGACTGCGACGAAGACTTCGTTTATCTGCATGACCCGGATGTCGACCACAGCCAGCATCGCCAGCCCATGGACTGCCAGCATGTGCCGGTCAGCCATGGGGAGTTCGAAAAAATGTGTCGGTTCGGCCGGGGCAAGCTGCGGGCAGCAGTGGTGCTCTACGCCCGCTCACCTGTATGA
- the eco gene encoding serine protease inhibitor ecotin: MGNFTVYATAGLMLASLSTLAHAAKLEDTAPYPKAEAGFTRQVIHLPQQAQEENFKVEILAGKTLEVDCNRQRLGGTLEEKNLEGWGYPFYRLEKVSGPMTTLMACPPGTQKKRAFVPVIGDGFTVRYNSKLPIVVYAPQDVEVRFRIWSASDKIGVAIPE; the protein is encoded by the coding sequence ATGGGAAATTTCACTGTTTACGCGACCGCCGGCCTGATGCTCGCCAGCCTGTCCACCCTCGCCCACGCCGCCAAACTTGAAGACACCGCGCCTTATCCGAAGGCCGAAGCGGGCTTCACGCGCCAGGTGATCCACCTGCCGCAACAGGCCCAGGAAGAAAACTTCAAAGTCGAAATCCTTGCCGGCAAGACCCTCGAGGTGGACTGCAACCGCCAGCGTCTGGGCGGCACCCTTGAAGAGAAGAACCTGGAAGGCTGGGGCTATCCGTTCTACCGCCTGGAAAAAGTCAGCGGCCCGATGACCACGCTGATGGCTTGTCCGCCCGGCACCCAGAAAAAACGCGCGTTCGTACCGGTGATCGGTGACGGCTTCACCGTTCGCTACAACAGCAAACTGCCGATCGTGGTTTACGCACCGCAGGACGTTGAAGTGCGTTTCCGTATCTGGTCGGCTTCGGACAAGATTGGCGTGGCCATTCCCGAATAA
- a CDS encoding PQQ-dependent sugar dehydrogenase, translating into MLRKTLLAGLCASAVICGPVSADAPKALQSEQGTLEVTTITQGLEHPWALAFLPDRQGMLVTERPGNLRVVGADGKLSAPIDGVPKVWAKGQGGLLDVVLSPDFKQDRLVYLSYAEGGGAGDKAGTAVGRGRLSDDLKTLKDFNVIFRQEPKLSVGNHFGSRLVFDRDGYLFITLGEYNDRPTAQDLDKLQGKVVRIYPDGKVPDDNPFVGQSGVRPEIWSYGHRNPQGAALNPWSGTLWENEHGPRGGDEVNIIERGKNYGWPLATHGINYSMQPIPEAQGKTVEGTVAPHHVWEKSPGVSGMAFYDGDRFKPWQHNVFIGALVTQELIRLQFDGDKVVHEERLLGHLKRRIRDVRQGPDGYLYVLTDESDGALYKVGLK; encoded by the coding sequence ATGTTGCGTAAAACCCTTTTAGCCGGCTTGTGTGCCAGCGCAGTGATCTGCGGCCCGGTATCCGCCGACGCTCCCAAAGCGCTGCAAAGCGAACAGGGCACCCTTGAAGTCACCACCATTACGCAGGGTCTTGAGCATCCGTGGGCCCTGGCGTTCCTGCCGGATCGTCAGGGCATGCTGGTGACAGAACGTCCGGGCAACCTGCGGGTGGTCGGGGCTGACGGCAAGCTGTCGGCGCCGATCGATGGCGTTCCCAAGGTCTGGGCCAAGGGGCAGGGCGGATTGCTGGATGTGGTGCTGTCGCCGGACTTCAAACAGGATCGGCTGGTGTACCTGTCTTACGCTGAGGGCGGTGGGGCCGGTGACAAGGCTGGCACGGCGGTAGGGCGCGGGCGTCTGTCGGACGACCTCAAAACCCTGAAGGATTTCAACGTGATCTTCCGTCAGGAACCGAAATTGTCGGTCGGCAATCACTTTGGCTCGCGCCTGGTGTTCGACCGTGATGGTTATCTGTTCATCACCCTCGGCGAATACAACGACCGCCCGACCGCACAGGATCTGGACAAGCTGCAGGGCAAAGTCGTGCGGATCTATCCGGACGGCAAGGTGCCGGATGACAATCCGTTTGTCGGTCAGTCCGGTGTCCGCCCGGAGATCTGGTCCTATGGCCATCGCAACCCGCAGGGGGCAGCGCTCAATCCATGGAGCGGCACTTTGTGGGAAAACGAACACGGTCCTCGCGGCGGCGACGAGGTGAACATCATCGAACGCGGAAAAAACTATGGCTGGCCGCTGGCAACCCACGGCATCAACTACTCGATGCAGCCTATTCCGGAAGCCCAGGGTAAAACCGTCGAAGGCACCGTCGCACCGCATCATGTCTGGGAAAAATCACCGGGTGTCAGCGGTATGGCGTTCTACGATGGCGACCGCTTCAAACCCTGGCAGCACAACGTGTTCATCGGCGCGCTTGTCACGCAGGAGCTGATCCGCCTGCAGTTCGATGGCGACAAGGTGGTGCATGAAGAACGTCTGCTGGGCCACCTGAAGCGACGGATCCGCGACGTCCGGCAAGGGCCGGATGGTTACCTTTATGTGCTGACGGACGAGTCCGATGGTGCGCTGTACAAGGTCGGACTCAAATGA